The Burkholderia pyrrocinia genomic sequence GGGCCTGCCATGCCCGGCGCAACGGGGTTCGGGGCGACGGGCAATCCGGCGGCGGGCGATCCGGCGACGGACCAATCGGACGCGTCCGCTTCGCGCACCGCGCGCGTGTCGGGCCACAGCAGCGCGGGCCGCACCGGCTGCCCGGCCGCGTCGATCAGCACGACGCCATGCATTTGCCCCGAGAAGCCGATCGCCGCGACCTGCGCGCGCTCGCCGGCAGGCAGGTGCGCGGCCGCGCGCACGAGCGCCTGCCACCACGCGTCGGGCGCGATCTCGGCCCAGCCGGGCCGCGGCGACGACAACGCATAAGGTTCGCTCGCGACCGCGCGCTCGACGCCATCGGCATCGAGCGTGACGAGTTTGACGGAGCCGGTGCCGAGGTCGATTCCGAGCAGGCGCATGACGTGACGGTGAATTCGAATGAACGGATGTCGATGATAACGGGATCGCGATACTCGCCCCGGCTTTTGCGGTCACCGCAGCGCAATGCGATGCACGGAAGCCGCAGTCGGCAGCCGGGTTTCGCCGGGCTGCACCTTGCGTGCAAAAGCGGCCGTTCGCGGGTTAACCCGGCGCGGTTTTCCGACACCCCTTTTTGCCACTATGCGGCCGCGCCGATACACACCATAAAGCGGCCGATATTTGACATGGGGGCCGGCGCTATTTTGAAGGGCTATAAAACCGGGGAACCTCACTCCTGCGGCAGTTTCCCGATGATCGACACCCTGTTTCATGCCGAAATGGCATATCGAACCAGCAAAGCACGGAATAGAACCCAGCGCTCTTGTTGCGTGGATTCATTCCGCATAACTTCGTATCACCCCGAAAACAAGATCATGGAGTGAGACAGATGCAATCGAACACGGTCCATCCGTGCGATGAGGTGCTGCCGACCGGCAAGCTGGTAACGCTTGGCCTGCAACACGTCCTCGTCATGTACGCCGGCGCCGTCGCCGTGCCGCTTATCGTCGGCGGCGCGCTCAAGCTGCCGAAAGACCAGATCGCGTTCCTGATCAGCGCCGATCTGTTTTCGTGCGGCATCGCCACGCTGATCCAGACGCTGGGCCTGTGGATCTTCGGGATCCGCCTGCCCGTCATCATGGGCTGCACGTTCGCGGCCGTCGGCCCGATGATCGCGATCGGCACGAACCCCGGCCTCGGCATTCTCGACATCTTCGGCTCGACCATCGCGGCCGGCATCATCGGCATCGTGCTGGCGCCGACGATCGGCAAGCTGTTGCGGTTCTTCCCGCCGGTGGTCGTCGGCACCGTGATTGCCGTGATCGGGCTGTCGCTGATGGAGGTCGGCATCAACTGGGCCGCCGGCGGCGTCGGCAACCCCGAATACGGCAGCCCGGTCTATCTCGGCCTGTCGCTGCTCGTGCTCACGCTGATCCTGCTGATCAACAAGTTCGGCCGCGGCTTCATCGCGAACATCTCGGTGCTGCTCGGCATCGTCGCCGGCTTCGTGATCGCGTTCATCCTCGGCCGCGTGAACACCGAAGGCGTGTCGCTCGCGCCGTGGGTCGGCTTCGTGATGCCGTTCCACTTCGGCTGGCCGCACTTCGACCCGCTGTCGATCGCGACGATGGTCACGGTGATGTTCGTCACGTTCATCGAATCGACCGGCATGTTCCTCGCGGTCGGCGACATGGTCGATCGTCCGGTCGACCAGGATCGCCTGGTGCGCGGCCTGCGCGTCGACGGCCTCGGCACGCTGATCGGCGGCATCTTCAACTCGTTCCCGCATACGTCGTTCTCGCAGAACGTCGGCCTGATCGGCGTGACGGGCGTGAAGAGCCGGTTCGTGTGCGCGACGGGCGGCGTGATCCTCGTGATGCTCGGCCTGTTCCCGAAGATGGCGCAGGTCGTCGCGTCGGTGCCGCCGTTCGTGCTCGGCGGCGCGGGCATCGTGATGTTCGGGATGGTGGCCGCGAACGGCATCAAGGTGCTGTCGAAGGTCGATTTCGTGAACAACAGCCACAACCTGTTCATCGTCGCCGTGAGCGTCGGCATGGGCCTCGTGCCGGTCGTGTCGCCGCACTTCTTCTCGAAGCTGCCGCCCGCGCTCGCACCGATCCTGCACAGCGGCATCCTGCTGGCATCGGCCACGGCCGTGATCCTGAACATCGTGTTCAACGGCGTGAAAGGCGAAAAGGATGCGCGCTGCGACATCCGCCGCGCCGGACACGACTTCGACGGGCGCCCCGCCGACGTGCACCACTGATCGCGCCGCGCCGGACGACGGCGCAACGCGGTAATGAAAAAACGCCACGGACTTTCGTCCGTGGCGTTGTCGTTTCCACATACCGCCGGTTCGACGGACAGGAGCGGTTGCCCGCTCCCGCGCTGCTTCGCGCTTACCCGTTGGTTGCCGCCGACGACGCAGGCGCCGGGGCGGCCGCCTTGTCGTAGTCGACCGGCTCATCCGGCGCGCGCGGCGTCTCGCCGGCCCGCTGGGTCCAGCCGCCGCCCAGTGCGCGGTACAGGTCGACCAGGTTCGTCCAGCGCGCCAGGCGCGCGCTGATGAGCGTCTGCTGCGCCGAGTACAGGTCCGTCTGCGCGGTCAGCACCGACAGGTAGCTGTCGACGCCGTTCTTGTAGCGCAGGTCCGACAGGTCGAAACGACGCTGCTGCGCGTGCTCGTTGCGCTCCAGCGCGGCGATCTGCTGGTCGTACGTGCCGCGTGCGGCCAGCCCGTCCGACACTTCGCGGAATGCCGACTGGATCGCCTTCTCGTAGTTCGCGATCTCGATGCGCTTCTGCACGTGCGCGAGATCGAGATTGGCGATGTTCGAACCGCCCTCGAAGATCGGCAGCGCAATACTCGGCGCAAACGACCACGCCGCCGTACCGGCCTTGAACAGGCCGCCGAGCGTCGGGCTCGCGGTGCCGAATGCCGCGGTCAGCGAGATCTTCGGGAAGAACGCCGCGCGTGCCGCACCGATGTTCGCGTTCGCGGCCAGCAGCGTCTGCTCGGCCTGCATCACGTCCGGACGGCGCGTCAGCAGGTCCGACGGCAACCCGGCCGGCACGTCCGTCAGCAGGTTCTGCGCGTCGAGCGGCATGCCCGGCGGCAGGTCGTCCGGCAGCGGCTCGCCGATCAGCAGCACCAGCGCGTTCAGCGCCTGCGCACGCGCACGCGCCTGCGCCTGCTGGTTCGCGAGCGCCGTCTCGACCACCGTCTGCGACTGACGCAGCTCGAGCTCGGAGCCCGTGCCGTTGTCGAACTGCAGCTTCGTCAGGTCGTACGACGCCTGAGCGGACTTCAGCGTGTTCTCCGTGACCTTCAGCAGATCGTCGGTCGACAGCAGCGTCAGGTACTGGTCAGCCACCTGCGACACCAGCGAGATTTCCGACGCCTGCCGCGCGTATGCGGTCGACAGGTACTGCGCGAGCGCCTGATCCTTCAGGCTCTGCACGCGGCCGAACAGGTCGAGCTCCCACGACGCGGAAAGCCCGACGTTGTAGGTGCGCGAGATCAGCGGCTGCCCCGTCGACGACACGCCGGCCGGGAACCGCTGGATGCTGCCCGTACCGGTGCCGTCGAGCGTCGGGAACAGGCCCGCGCGCGTGATCTGGTACTGCGCGCGCGCCGCCTCGATGTTCAGCACCGACACGCGCAGGTCGCGGTTGTTCTTCAGCGCGATCTCGATCAGCCGCTGCAGGCGCGGATCGACGAAGAATTCGCGCCAGCCGATGGCGGTCGCCGCCTGGCCGTTCGCGCTGCGCGCGCCGGCAGCGCCCGGCTGCGTCGCGTAGACGCCGCCGGCCGGGTACGCCTGCGCGACGGGTGCGTCGGGCCGCTTGTAATGCGGCGCCATCGTGCAGCCCGTGGCAAAGAGCGCGACCGCGATTGCAGTCAAAGCGTGTTTTTGCATCATCACTGTCCCTTGTTGCCTTCGTCGCCGTTGCCCGGCTTCTCTTCGTGCTTCGCGTGCTCCTGAGCCAGGCGCAATGCCTCGTCGGCATCTTCCCGTTCGCCGCTGAAGATCGCGCGGACCTTCACGAAGAACATCGGGATCAGGAAGATCGCGAGGAACGTCGCCGTGATCATCCCGCCGATCACGCCCGTGCCGATCGCGTGCTGGCTCCCCGAGCCCGCGCCGTTGCTGATCGCGAGCGGCATCACGCCGAGAATGAACGCCATCGACGTCATCAGGATCGGGCGCAGCCGCTGGCGCGCCGCTTCCAGTGCGGCCTCGACCGGCCCCATCTTCTCCGTCACCTGCAACTCGCGCGCGAACTCGACGATCAGGATCGCGTTCTTCGCCGACAAGCCCACGGTGGTCAACAGGCCGACCTGGAAGTACACATCGTTCTCGAGGCCGCGCATCGTCGCCGCGAGCAGTGCACCGATCACGCCGAGCGGCACCACCATGATCACCGAGAACGGGATCGACCAGCTTTCATACAGCGCCGCGAGACACAGGAACACGACGAGGATCGAAATCGCGTACAGGATCGGCGCCTGCGAACCGGACTGGATTTCCTGGAACGACAGGCCGGTCCACGAATAGCCGATACCGACCGGCAGCTTCTTCGCGAGCCCTTCCATCGCGGTCATCGCCTGACCGGTCGACTTGCCCGGTGCGGCCTGACCCTGGATTTCCATCGCCGAGATGCCGTTATAACGCTCGAGCTTCGGTGAACCGTACGTCCAGTGACCGGTCGCGAACGCGCTGAACGGCACCATCCCGCCCGACCCGTTGCGCACGTACCAGATGTTCATGTCCTCCGGCGTCATCCGGAACGGCGCATCGGCCTGCACGTAGACCTTCTTGATCCGGCCATCGGTGTCGAGGAAGTTGTTCACGTACTTCGACGCCCACGCGATCGAGAACGTCTGGTCGATCGCATCCGCCGTCACGCCGAGCGCATTCGCCTTCTCGCGGTCGATGTCGACCTTGTACTGCGGCGTGTCGTTCAGGCCGTTCGGGCGCACGCCCTGCAGCGTCGGATCCTTCGAGGCCATCCCGAGCAACTGGTTGCGCGCGGCCATCAGCGCATCGTGGCCGAGACCGGCATTGTCCGTCAGCTCGAAGTCGAAGCCGGCGGCCGTACCGAGTTCAGGAATCGACGGCGGGTTGAACGGGATCACGATCGCGTCCTTGTAGCCCGCATAGCGCCCGAACATCCGGCCGATCAGTGCCTGCACCTTCTGGTTCGCATGCTGACGCTGCGAGTAGTCCTTCAGGCGCACGAACACGAGACCGGAGTTCTGGCCGCGACCCGCGAAGCTGAAGCCGTTCACCGTGAACGCCGATTCGACGATTTCCTTCTCGTCCTTCAGCAGGTAGTCGGAAATGTTCGCCAGCGTCTTCGCGGTCGTTTCCTGCGTCGAACCCGACGGCGTCTGCACGATCACGAACATCAGGCCCTGGTCTTCATCGGGCAGGAACGACTTCGGCAAGCGCACGAACAGCAGGCCGACCCCGACGATCACGGCCAGGTAGATGATGAGCCAGCGGCCCGAGCGCTTGATCACGTGGTGCACGCCGACGTGGTACTTGTCGCGGCTGTTGTTGAACGTGCGGTTGAACCAGCCGAAGAAACCCTTCTTCTCTTCGTGATGCCCTTGCGGGATCGGCTTCAGGATCGTCGCGCACAGTGCCGGCGTCAGAATCAACGCGACGAGCACCGACAGCACCATCGCCGTCACGATCGTCAGCGAGAACTGACGATAGATCGCGCCGACCGAACCGCCGGAGAACGCGACCGGCACGAACACGGCCGACAGCACGAGCGCGATGCCGACGAGTGCGCCGGTGATCTGGCCCATCGCCTTGCGGGTTGCCTCCTTCGGTGACAGGCCCTCTTCCGCCATCACGCGCTCGACGTTCTCGACCACCACGATCGCATCGTCGACCAGCAGGCCGATCGCGAGCACGAGGCCGAACATCGACAGCGTGTTGATCGAGAAGCCCACCAGCGACATGACTGCGAACGTACCGAGCAGCACGACCGGCACCGCGATCGTCGGGATGATCGTCGCCCGCAGGTTCTGCAGGAACAGATACATCACGAGGAACACCAGCACGATACCTTCGAGCAGCGTCTTGACCACTTCCTCGATCGACAGCTTCACGAACGGCGTCGTGTCGTACGGATACTTCACGACGAGGCCGTGCGGGAAGAACGGTGCCAGCTCGTCGATCTTCGCGCGCACGGCCTTCGCGGTCGCGAGCGCGTTCGCGTTGGTCGCGAGCTGGATACCGAGTGCCGCGGTCGGCTGACCGTTGTACTTCGTGTCGAAGTTGTAGTTCTCGCCGCCGAGCTCAAGCTTCGCGACGTCCTTCAGGCGCACCTGCGAGCCGTCCTGGTTGACCTTCAGCAGGATGTTGCCGAACTGCTCGGGCGTCTGCAGCAGCGTCGATTCGGTGATCGTCGCCTGCAGCACGGTGCCCGGCTTCGCCGGCGTGCCGCCGATCTGGCCACCCGCGATCTGCACGTTCTGCGCGGTGATCGCCGAGCTCACGTCGACCGGCGTGAGGCCGTAGTTCGTCAGGCGGTTCGGGTCGAGCCAGATCCGCATCGCGTACTGCGAGCCGAACAGCGTGACGGTACCGACGCCGTTCAACCGGCTGATCGGATCCTTCACGTGCGACGCCACGAAGTTCGCGAGGTCGTACTTGTTCATGCTGCCGTCTTCGGAGTTGAAGGCGAGCACCAGCAGGAAGCTGCTGCTCGACTTCGTCACCGACAGGCCGAGCTGCTGCACGACCTGCGGCAGAACCGGCGTCGCGAGCGACAGCTTGTTCTGCACCTGGACCTGCGCGATGTCGGCGTTGGTGCCCGGCGCGAAGGTCAGCGTGATCGTCGCGTTGCCCGAGTCGTCACTCGTCGACGACATGTACAGGAAGTTGTCGAGACCGCTCATCTGCTGCTCGATCACCTGCGTCACCGTGTCTTCCACCGTCTTCGCGGAAGCGCCCGGGTAGTTCGCGGTGATCTGGATCGATGGCGGCGCGATCGTCGGATACTGCGAGATCGGCAGCGTGAAGATCGCCGCGACCCCGGCCAGCATCAGGATGATGGCGATCACCCACGCGAAGATCGGGCGATCGATAAAAAACTTTGCCATGAAACAGGCTCCCTGTTATTGCGCGCTCGAAGCAGCGGCAGCACTCGCCGGCGCGGCGCCCGATGCGGCGGCACCGGAAGCGGCGGCGGCGCCGGAACCGGCGCCAGCCGGTGCGGCGGTTGCGGCGGCGGCGCCCGATGCGGCATCGGCCGCCGGTGCGAGCTGCGCCGGTACCGACTTCACGGTCGCACCCGGGCGTACCTTCTCGCCGCCCTGCACGATCACGTGATCGCCCGCTTGCAGACCGCCTTCGACGATCCAGTTCTGGCCCTGCATGCCCGTCGTCTTCAGCGGACGCGGCTCGACCTTGTTGCCGGCGTTCACCACCATCGCGATCGCCTGGCCCTTCTGGTCATGCGTGACGCCGATCTGCGGCACCAGGAACGCGTTCTCGTTCACGCCCTGCTCGATCCGGGCGCGCACGAACATCCCCGGCAGCAGCACCTTGCCCGGGTTCGGGAAGACCGCACGGATCGTCACCGAGCCGGTGGCCTGGTCGACCGTCACGTCCGAGAACTGCAGCTTGCCCGGCTCCGCATAGGTCTTGCCGTCCTCGAGGATCAGCGACACCTTCGCCGCGCCCGGGCCGCTCGTCTTCAGGCGGCCGCTCTGCACGTCCTGGCGCAGCTTCAGGCCTTCGAGGCTCGACTGCGTGAGGTCGACATACACCGGGTCGAGCTGCTGCACCGTCGACATCAGCGTCGCCTGGCTCGCCTGCACGTACGCGCCCGGCGTCACTTGCGAAATGCCGACGCGGCCGGTGATCGGCGAGACCACGTCGGTGTAGCCGAGGTTGATCTGCGCGGTGTCGACCGCCGCCTTGCCGGACGCGACGTCCGCCGCGGCCTGCCCTTGCGTGGCCACCGCGTTGTCGTAGTCCTGCTTGCTGACCGCGTTCGCGGCCACCAGCACCTTGTAGCGCGCGACCAGCGCGTTCTGCGTGGCGAGGTTCGCCTGCGCCTTCGCGAGCGTCGCCTTCGCGCTGTTCAGCGCGGCGATATACGGCGCCGGATCGATCTTGTACAGACGCTGGCCGGCCTTGACGTCGGTGCCTTCGGTGAATTCACGGCGCAGCACGATGCCGTCGACCCGCGCGCGGACCTGCGCGACGAGGAACGCGCTGGTGCGGCCGGGCAGCTCGCTGAAGACCGGTACGGCTTGGGGCTGGACGGTGACGACGCCGACTTCCGGCGTTTGCGGCGGCGGTGCCGATTCTTTTTTTCCGCAGGCAGCCAGGAAAACCGCGGCTGCCGCGACAGTGATCAAGCGGTATGGAACCCGTTCGACGCGCATGGAGCGACCTCTGTGTGTAACCAATGGAATAAGTGCAGCACCCGGCGGGAGCGCAACACGGATGCGCCTCGCGGCGC encodes the following:
- a CDS encoding efflux RND transporter periplasmic adaptor subunit; this translates as MRVERVPYRLITVAAAAVFLAACGKKESAPPPQTPEVGVVTVQPQAVPVFSELPGRTSAFLVAQVRARVDGIVLRREFTEGTDVKAGQRLYKIDPAPYIAALNSAKATLAKAQANLATQNALVARYKVLVAANAVSKQDYDNAVATQGQAAADVASGKAAVDTAQINLGYTDVVSPITGRVGISQVTPGAYVQASQATLMSTVQQLDPVYVDLTQSSLEGLKLRQDVQSGRLKTSGPGAAKVSLILEDGKTYAEPGKLQFSDVTVDQATGSVTIRAVFPNPGKVLLPGMFVRARIEQGVNENAFLVPQIGVTHDQKGQAIAMVVNAGNKVEPRPLKTTGMQGQNWIVEGGLQAGDHVIVQGGEKVRPGATVKSVPAQLAPAADAASGAAAATAAPAGAGSGAAAASGAAASGAAPASAAAASSAQ
- a CDS encoding nucleobase:cation symporter-2 family protein — translated: MQSNTVHPCDEVLPTGKLVTLGLQHVLVMYAGAVAVPLIVGGALKLPKDQIAFLISADLFSCGIATLIQTLGLWIFGIRLPVIMGCTFAAVGPMIAIGTNPGLGILDIFGSTIAAGIIGIVLAPTIGKLLRFFPPVVVGTVIAVIGLSLMEVGINWAAGGVGNPEYGSPVYLGLSLLVLTLILLINKFGRGFIANISVLLGIVAGFVIAFILGRVNTEGVSLAPWVGFVMPFHFGWPHFDPLSIATMVTVMFVTFIESTGMFLAVGDMVDRPVDQDRLVRGLRVDGLGTLIGGIFNSFPHTSFSQNVGLIGVTGVKSRFVCATGGVILVMLGLFPKMAQVVASVPPFVLGGAGIVMFGMVAANGIKVLSKVDFVNNSHNLFIVAVSVGMGLVPVVSPHFFSKLPPALAPILHSGILLASATAVILNIVFNGVKGEKDARCDIRRAGHDFDGRPADVHH
- a CDS encoding efflux transporter outer membrane subunit, which gives rise to MMQKHALTAIAVALFATGCTMAPHYKRPDAPVAQAYPAGGVYATQPGAAGARSANGQAATAIGWREFFVDPRLQRLIEIALKNNRDLRVSVLNIEAARAQYQITRAGLFPTLDGTGTGSIQRFPAGVSSTGQPLISRTYNVGLSASWELDLFGRVQSLKDQALAQYLSTAYARQASEISLVSQVADQYLTLLSTDDLLKVTENTLKSAQASYDLTKLQFDNGTGSELELRQSQTVVETALANQQAQARARAQALNALVLLIGEPLPDDLPPGMPLDAQNLLTDVPAGLPSDLLTRRPDVMQAEQTLLAANANIGAARAAFFPKISLTAAFGTASPTLGGLFKAGTAAWSFAPSIALPIFEGGSNIANLDLAHVQKRIEIANYEKAIQSAFREVSDGLAARGTYDQQIAALERNEHAQQRRFDLSDLRYKNGVDSYLSVLTAQTDLYSAQQTLISARLARWTNLVDLYRALGGGWTQRAGETPRAPDEPVDYDKAAAPAPASSAATNG
- a CDS encoding efflux RND transporter permease subunit, whose amino-acid sequence is MAKFFIDRPIFAWVIAIILMLAGVAAIFTLPISQYPTIAPPSIQITANYPGASAKTVEDTVTQVIEQQMSGLDNFLYMSSTSDDSGNATITLTFAPGTNADIAQVQVQNKLSLATPVLPQVVQQLGLSVTKSSSSFLLVLAFNSEDGSMNKYDLANFVASHVKDPISRLNGVGTVTLFGSQYAMRIWLDPNRLTNYGLTPVDVSSAITAQNVQIAGGQIGGTPAKPGTVLQATITESTLLQTPEQFGNILLKVNQDGSQVRLKDVAKLELGGENYNFDTKYNGQPTAALGIQLATNANALATAKAVRAKIDELAPFFPHGLVVKYPYDTTPFVKLSIEEVVKTLLEGIVLVFLVMYLFLQNLRATIIPTIAVPVVLLGTFAVMSLVGFSINTLSMFGLVLAIGLLVDDAIVVVENVERVMAEEGLSPKEATRKAMGQITGALVGIALVLSAVFVPVAFSGGSVGAIYRQFSLTIVTAMVLSVLVALILTPALCATILKPIPQGHHEEKKGFFGWFNRTFNNSRDKYHVGVHHVIKRSGRWLIIYLAVIVGVGLLFVRLPKSFLPDEDQGLMFVIVQTPSGSTQETTAKTLANISDYLLKDEKEIVESAFTVNGFSFAGRGQNSGLVFVRLKDYSQRQHANQKVQALIGRMFGRYAGYKDAIVIPFNPPSIPELGTAAGFDFELTDNAGLGHDALMAARNQLLGMASKDPTLQGVRPNGLNDTPQYKVDIDREKANALGVTADAIDQTFSIAWASKYVNNFLDTDGRIKKVYVQADAPFRMTPEDMNIWYVRNGSGGMVPFSAFATGHWTYGSPKLERYNGISAMEIQGQAAPGKSTGQAMTAMEGLAKKLPVGIGYSWTGLSFQEIQSGSQAPILYAISILVVFLCLAALYESWSIPFSVIMVVPLGVIGALLAATMRGLENDVYFQVGLLTTVGLSAKNAILIVEFARELQVTEKMGPVEAALEAARQRLRPILMTSMAFILGVMPLAISNGAGSGSQHAIGTGVIGGMITATFLAIFLIPMFFVKVRAIFSGEREDADEALRLAQEHAKHEEKPGNGDEGNKGQ